In Homo sapiens chromosome 8, GRCh38.p14 Primary Assembly, the genomic window TTCATCTTGCTGCATCTACAGAACCAAGCACAGCGTTACTTGAGAAGTTGATGTAAAGGGTAGAATATTTTTGAAGGCTCTGTCATCGTAGTCTCTCTTATACTTAAACTAGACTCCCACTTTGTACACTGCACACCACCAGGAAGAGGTACCTGCCAAATGCCAACTCATCATGGAAACGTTTATGATATCTGGGGGGAGAATTGCTTGCCAGAGTGACAGATGCTGAAAGTTTGCTTTTCTCCCTCCATAGGAAAggaaagcaagagagaaggggAATCATGAATTtgttttgacttcctctttctggGGTTGGCCTTATAGCTGCAAAGCATTCTTGATCATTAAGGAAAAAGCTGGGAGAAGACCCTTGGCCCTGCTCTCTGATAGGAACTAGGAAGAAGAGAAAGTAGCTGCAGAACAGTAACAGGAGGGGCATAGCAAGGTTAGGCCAAGAGAGCCTGACTGGACTCTCTTTTCTATTCTTCATATCTCCCAATCCCCACCACAAGCAGCCTTCAGCCACAGCTTGGTCCACAAAGCATTTTGACATTCCCAACAGCCCCTGAGAGATGGCAAGAAGATTGAGATTTCCAAAGGAAAACTATTACTCttcatatttgtttaaaatcaaACTTTGACCTGTGTTTTCATGAATCTTATTTGATAAATATAGTACTGTTGAGAAATTTTCTTCCTTAGATAACACACTTACTAGAATGTAAAACTGTCCACTGGGTCACGCTGAATATTACAAGGAAATTAATTATAGAATTTCCCACCCACATATATCTCCTTCTAggataaagttatttttaaaaatcaagagaaattTAAGACACGattataaaaaagacagattACCCCAGACATTTGGCATGTTAGAAGACAcagatagattttattttaagtatagcTCCCTTGTTCAATGTTATGGATAAGATATAGCTAAAACATGAATAGTGTGTAAATATGAATGTGTAAATATTCAGAGAATGAGGCAgagatttgaaataataaataaggaaaatattgaGCCCTATTGGAAATTACTTGGAGTTACTCACAAATTACATGCCACCTCTTTTTTAAAGACTAccattatatgataaaataaaatttgggttGAATAAATGAAGTTGGAGTCTCCTTATCTTCAACAGGAAGCTGGCTCATATACTTGAGAGATGCTTTTTGAATATTTGACTTTCACTTTTTGCCAGAATGAACATTTGGGGAATATATCTGGCTAGACCTGAATAATACCCCCCAATCCCCAAGAAacacaggaagaaagagagagagagacaaaactGAGAAAGAAGGGTGTCTAGGCTCTTAAAATTATCCTAGACATTGACTAAGTCCTAGACTCAAGAACTATTATAACCTAGGAAAAGTCCATCTCTAgagttaacattttataatttctcacGATAATTAATAAAACTCtactgtgttttttaaatgaatccattaataaaaaatatatcctGTGTAATAGCCTAAGTTTGGGGATTCAGTTAGAAAAAAGGTTAGAGTTCCCTGAACTTATAGTActtatttctccaaatcctctggACGTGTGTAAGGTAAGATTTATTTGTTCCATAGCCATTCACTCAACAGAGATTTCttgaacacctgctatgtgtCTGCTGATTGCTGGGCTCATACTAGTCGGCAACACCGACATGATTTCTGCCTTCAGCCTTCATAATCAGATACTCATACAATCACATAGTTggacactatttaaaaaaaaatgctggaaagAGTTTAAGGCAGGGGTGGGTATTAAGCCCTTCCTGAGGAAATGGGACTCGGAGGAGGAGGATAAATTAACGATATTAAGAGTGAGGACGGGCGTGGATATGCTAGCCAGAGGGGACCTGTATGGACAAAAGGCCAGAGAAACTGATTTGGAAAATTAAGGTCCTCCCCcgcccctgctccccacccccgaCCCCGCCCAAACTTCGAGGTCCTCAGAATGCTGGAGCACAGAACACTACTTCTTACAGAATGGTTTCTGTATTTTGACTTTTCCCCAAAGACATGCTCTACAAGGAGGTGTCTCTTGGCTATAAACACTGCAGACAAGTTTTTGCTTGTGCATCTTGTCCAGCGCgttttgcttgatttttaaatctaGATGCATTTAGGCGGGCGTACACGTTCGGATTTGTCACAGGCCACCTAACTCTATTGGTCTCACACACGTGTGCCACCTGTCTGACCCCTGGGAAACAGAGTTTGCAAGGTTTTCCCGTTGACTACTCGACTTTAGCACCAAAGAGAAGCAGGAGTGCAGAAGACAGGGCAAAATCGCCAACCCGGCGCAAGCAGCGCAAGCGCAGTGGGCGCTGGGGAGCGCGGAGGAAAAGGCGGGACGCCGCATGGTGGCCAGTCACTGCGCATGAGCGGCCCGCGTTGCCAAGACAGCTGGGAAGGCGTCTCCCGGAAGACGACCTCCGCAGAGCTGATGGCATTGAGATCCATTCCCGGAGGGGTCAGCTCCTGACGGGTTCCTGAGCCAGTCTTAACCTGGGCAAAGGAGATGAGGAGCCGAGCCTGATGCATTGTGATGGCCATCTGCCCAGAATTGGCCCAAACGGACAAAAGTGCTCTTGCAAACCTTTCTGATGAGACTGAGACTTTGAAGAACTCTACTGATGAGGTACAGACTTCCAGCTCATTCAGCTCCTCTGGAGGACGGCAGTCCTCGCCCCTGACCTCTGGGAGCAAACTGGAGAGGGAAAAGCAGACTCCAAGCTTGGAACAAGGAGACACACAATCTGAGCTTTTGGactataaaaattatgaaaagaagtTGAGTAAAAAATGGATCAACTACCTCAAGCTCAAAGACTCTAACTTTGAACGGCACCAACCAGACACCAAACTTCCAACAGAAATCACTCGGGTATCAGATGAAGAATTGAATGCCCTGCAGTCTTATTGCACCATGAAGATAAATTTGATTCATCGTAGAGGGGATTCTAAGAAGAAGACGAGCAGCAGACATAAAAAGCTGCATCTTGGATTGGATGTAGAGGCTTCAGAGAGAGATGCCTTTAGTTGTACTGTACCCGATGAACTTTTGAACAGAATCTACTTTAAAAACATGAGGACAACGCCAAAACAGGAGGCAGCAGCTAAGCAACACATATCTTATCAGTGTCCCTATTGTAACAGGAAAAGAGCGGAGCTGGCCCTGTCTGCCTTTCTGAAACAAAAGAAGACTTTACTGGAGTCATTTCTACTCCAAGAGAGAATAGATGAACATCTTCATACCAAAGACTTTCTCACCCGTATTGGAGAAGCACATCAAGACTTTCCCAGGCTTTCAGATGACCCCAGAATAATCTGGAAAAGACTGACTGAGAAAAGTCATATCAGATACTCTGGTTTTGAAAGATCAGAGACAGAGCAGAAGTTGCAGCGAGATGGAAATAGTGCTTGTCATTTACCATTTTCTCTGCCATTTCTCAAGCGACTTACTCTAATCAAACCAGAGCTGGTGATTGTTAATGATAATGTGTAATGTGGATAGATGTCTTTGTTGTGTATTTGAGTAATTACCATAATTTCTACAGGCACTTGGGAAACTAACTTAAGACTTTACTATGCTTCCTTCACAGATTTGAGGACTAagaactttcactttttttttcctattatagaAGGCACTGTTGTAGTTGGAATAGTTATAAAAACTTTTACAAAATTCCAAGAGAACTATGTTGGTAGTTTGGGCCAGGATGTTGATGGTACAGAAGCAAAGTAGTATGGGGATGTAAGAGAAACTTAAAAAGTAATAACTGTCTTTGGCGATCAAATGGCTATGGGGAATTAATAAATAGTAGATGTTTGAAATGTTATTAAGGCTCTGACTTGTGCGCCCGGATGAATGATCATTAATTTCATTAAGACAGGAACACCAGAAGAGGACTATGTTTGATGGAACTGTTGAAGAGTATGATTATTTGGACATATAAGGTGCATTTGGGACATACACATTGACAGTTTGAAGAAacatttgattatttgtttttgcgCTTCAGAGGAAAGGTATAGCCTAGAGGTGCAAAATAAATTGGGGTAGGactgggggaagggtggggatCAATGGCATATAGCTGGAAGTTGAAGCCGTAGATTGTCAAGCGTTTTTGGAAATGAATAAGAAGAGAAGCAGGGTTGATACAAACTCTTGAGAAATGCCAATTAATGGctaagtagagaaaaataaacctgCAGAAAAGATTGTGAAAAAAGTTATCAAGTGGATCAAGGAAATCAGGAATGTATAGTGTCATAGATGCTAAGGAATGAATATTTAAAGAAGGATAGTTGTCTAACCACATCAATCAACAGAGAAGCCATGTAAAGATGATTTAGTCATGTATTGGGCACTGCTGACCTTAGCAAAAGCCATTTCACTTATACAAATGGGGCAGACAAAATAGATTGAGGAAAAATGTAAGTAAATAATGAATGGATATAGGGTACTCCTTGAAATATTTAGCTGTAAGGGGAAGAAGAAGTAAAGCTGGGGTTAGGTGTTGAGTTTTGAGAGAAGAACGCTTAAACAAATTATCTAGATAGCCATTTTGGTCGTGAAGATTTTATGAACCTTCTGTTGTTCATCCAAATTTATGTAATGAGGAAACAGTATTATTCCACAAGGAATACCATGGCATTTTGAAAACACATTTATGGAGAAAAATGTTAGATGGCATTCTGAGAAGCCATTTATTATCTATTtcctctataaaaatataaaaccatggAATTAGTGGCATTACCTGGAGATCACTTTTCTACATGTCCAACACCTGAATTATCtcagtgaaaaagaaatttgtttgcAAAAATCAGCACAGAAGAGTTTTAGTATTGTACTTCAGTATTACTCTTTGCGTTAAGACCTTCATTTATGTATAAAGAtactatttttttcccccataaaatTTAGCATATTTCCCCTTAGTAAGTCATTCTAAATGGAAAATAACCATTACCATTTTCATAATAACCTTTTATTTGAAATCCATATTATGTCATGCTTTATCTTTGACATCTCAATATATTCATGTTTTACATAATCAAAATTCTGAATAATTTTCCCTTTAGAATTCCCCCATTAAAGGGCATGCTCCACCCTTTTAGTCAACCAAGCTAGAAATCTGAGTCatcttttgttcttcctttttatttttcaactcaaCCCCAAGCTATTTTTCAGCAAGACTTTCAGCATACAGTTCCCAAATGTCAGCATACAGTTCTCagaattactattttttaaatttgttacttatttattattgagacagggtctggctctatcacccaggctggaatgcagtggtgcaattactgcttactgcagcctcaacctctaggattcaggtgatcctctcacctcagcctccccagcagctgggactacaggtgcgtgccgccacgcctggctaaatttctttatttgtattttcagtagagaaattttgctatgttgcccagactggtctggaattcctgagctcaagcaatcctcctgtctcagccttcccaagtgctgggattgcaggcacgagccactgtgcccaggagcccagaattatttttctaacacACAAATCTGTTCAAGTAATTCtgttgatttaaaacaaaacaaaactctaagtTGTTTATCTCTGATatggaaatatttcaaactaaTTAAGGTCACATAGTGGTTCTTTAACATCTGGCCCAACTTTACCTTTCTATTCTCATGTAATCCCTCCCCACTATATTCAAGCGTCTCTACATTACTTCCCTGAGCTCTTTTGTGTCACTATGGTTTCTATGTGCACATTTGTTTCCcctaaattctctctttttttttttttattatactttaagttttagggtacctgtgcacattgtgcaggttagttacatatgtatacatgtgccatgctggtgcgctgcacccactaactcgtcatctagcattaggtatatctcccaatgctatccctcccccctccccccaccccaccacagtccccagagtgtgatattccccttcctgtgtccgtgtgatctcattgttcaattcccacctatgagtgagaatatgcggtgtttggttttttgttcttgcgatagtttactgagaatgatggtttccaatttcacccatgtccctacaaaggacatgaactcatcattttttatggctgcatagtattccatggtgtatatgtgccagattttcttaatccagtctatgattgttgGACATTTGCGTTGGTTCTCTTAACTTCCCTTTTCACCTGGCATACTCTCCCGCTTCTTCGTCGTCTTCATTCAGCTCTCAAATTTTATTGTCCTGTCTTTATGACtcaaaagttgaaagaatattAGAAAGTTTAGTTTGTAGAGTCTCCCCTCTACCCTGTAACTATTCAACCTCATTCTAGACTAACCTACCAGACCCCTGTCCTGCCAGGGTTAACTCTTTACTTGCTGGGCCATGGTGCAGACAGGTATCTTGGGATGAGAGCACAGGAGGAGAGAACTCACGGAATCAGGGAGTGGACATTTACCCACCAGAAGTATTTCTGTACTTTAACCAATACAACTTTATTATTGGGTAGGGGCTGAATATTGATGTTACCTATAAATAACCACTTACTTTAATTTCTTATGTATTATTCCAGTGCTGTTTTATGCAAATACGAACACCAAAGATAGTTTATTATGTGCTCTCTTCagcaccttgcttttttttccttttgtttttcttggggtAAAATCTACATAACAGAAATTTGCCACTTGAACTGTTATTAATAGTACCATTCAGTAGCATGACATccataatgttgtgcaaccatcaccactgttttcagaattttttatcACCTCAAACAGAAACTCAACCCGTTcagcaataactccccattctcctctccccCTGGTACCTGGTCACCTCGAATGTACTTTCTATTGCTATAAATTTGCTTATTTGAGATACTTCATATCAGTGCAATCATGCAGTCTTTgtcattttgtgtctggcttagtGTCgaggttcatccaagttgtagcatgtatcagaacctcatttttatagctgagtaatattccattgtaggtaTATGTAACATGTACGTGTAACGTGTATGTGTATTCATTCATCTGCTGAGGGACACTTGCATTGctcccactttttggctattgtgcgtaatgctgctatgaacact contains:
- the C8orf48 gene encoding uncharacterized protein C8orf48, coding for MAICPELAQTDKSALANLSDETETLKNSTDEVQTSSSFSSSGGRQSSPLTSGSKLEREKQTPSLEQGDTQSELLDYKNYEKKLSKKWINYLKLKDSNFERHQPDTKLPTEITRVSDEELNALQSYCTMKINLIHRRGDSKKKTSSRHKKLHLGLDVEASERDAFSCTVPDELLNRIYFKNMRTTPKQEAAAKQHISYQCPYCNRKRAELALSAFLKQKKTLLESFLLQERIDEHLHTKDFLTRIGEAHQDFPRLSDDPRIIWKRLTEKSHIRYSGFERSETEQKLQRDGNSACHLPFSLPFLKRLTLIKPELVIVNDNV